From the genome of Ziziphus jujuba cultivar Dongzao chromosome 4, ASM3175591v1:
atttatttatttttaaatttttttagggaaacatggttattttttttattttttgttattttcctcgatatttttattgttgcaaTTTATAATTTAGCAACATTTATTAAACAATTGGTTATGTCTTTTTACTAGATATGTTGAAAGATGATTAGGCTGCCCATTTTTCCTGAACCATCATCTTATAACTATTATATGAGCTAGAACAGGCAAATGAGTGATGCATACAGAGGAGTATATCGAagtataattaattcatttgaaTTTGAGGAGCGCGAGACAAATTGGTTCAAAGTGCTTCAAAGGTCCATGGTTGGGAACAAGCACTTACAATAACATGTATTTGCTTGTAAATTTGTTCTAAAATAGTTGGAGTTTAAATAATTCATTTCTAAAATTGTGATGGTGATAATTGTTATGTGTATTTGCTAAAAGCAAATGTAACACATATGAAAGAAATGATGGATGCAAAAGTTATATAGGGGTGAAGCCATTTGATTAGCAAATTATGTTTTAAGTTACACCAAAGTAAAGGAAAAGAACCCCATGGAAAAGAAGATAACATTCCTAGAAATTTCTAAGAATGTGGTGTCTCTTGCCTAAATTATTGTACCTACACCATAAAGGCAAAAAATGTTAAGAAACCATTTATTGCGTCTTTATTGTGTAGGCACATAACAGTAGTGTTTATTGGTTTCTTATGCATGTATTTAAAGTCTCAGACATACACAGAAATACAATAAAGACAAGAGAGTATTTCAAATAGAATATTTAAAGTGATTTGATGTTTGGTGTAGTTGTTGAGTTGTACAAGAACAAACATAACCTATACAGATAGCAAACTAAGTAGATAACAAAGATAATGAATGAAATGGAAATGTAGGAGGCACTTAGGTACTTACATGAGAAGCACAATCCATAATGAGTTTATTGTTttggataaatgtggtgaaaagGTAAAATGGTAAGTCTAGACATCTATGTTCTAGATATAATACTATGAGACAACCAATTTTAACTGGAGTTGTCTTTGTTGACTGTGTAAAGTTAAAAGATGATATTGCAGATCTACTGTAAGAGTTAGTTGAAGATATCATCGAGGGAAATAAACTGAAGCCCATGAAATAGATAATCGATACAATGGATACCCAATCTAATTGATTAGAAATCCCAAGATCAAGGCTCAATGggacaaataaaatttagatcaCTGTGAGTGTATCCTCCTATCCATTTCTTTAATGAAATAGTGATGCCCAGTTAGGAAAGGTTTAGCATCATgtttttaataagttttatgCATTGGAGGAGAAATGGAGCATAGTAATACAAGTAACTCTTAGATAAGAAATCATCTATGTGAGAGTGAAGTGAGGTAGCTTTCAAGGAGAATTGTGGGACTCAATTCCTTAGAAACTCTTGTTGAACTAATGAAATGTCTATGACCAAAGTAAACATGACAGTGAGATCTAAAATGTATCAAGAATGATTCTTGTAGGAGGTAAATCATCATTTAcacaaataacataaaatttaagGACATCACatctatatttaattagtaaagtaaatatattttcataaggGAATGTTCAAATGAtgatatctacctatactataTAGGTTTTGACTATAGTGCTCTACCACCAgagtcttttatttttggatctCAAGCTTTGTTTTTGAGTCATTCTGTCAAATTTAATCAGGTGAAGGGTTGTTGAaaaattttgatgttaaaaacaaattgaattGTTGTAATAACCATACTAATGGCttgttcattaattttttaatgtggAAGTTATAAGTTTTGATGAATTTGTAGTGgtcaattaaattataaaatgtttgtAACAGCCAATTAAATATGGGATTTAACCATATTAAATACCAAATTTAATCCTCTACTTAGTTGAGGTCTATAAATAGCCTAACctcctttttagtttttagttttgatGTGGATAAAAAAGACATAACATAAAGGTTGTAGACCTCCCTTTCAGTTTTGATGTGGAGAAAAAAGACAGAACATAGAGGTTGTAGGAGAAGAAGCTTTTTAACTCTCCTATCAtatccttttgaaattgttcttTGAATTATTTAGGGTCCTCTATGATAAAAGCAAGACAATTTTAAGCTCGTTGAAAGAAGCTCAAAGGTGCAATAATTAAAGCTTTTGTTAATCCATTCTATCATAGCAGACAGAAACATCTAGATTCACTAGCATTGATCAGGGGTGAATCtgttttaaaaatatggaatattatgtataacaaaatattattttttaattttttaatttttgtatattatatttaatataatatttctaaCACATCGATCATGCAATATCCGATTTACTATATGCATTCTCCTGTAACAACATTATGTATAACAAAATCAGCAACTCAATTTGGGGTTCTCCCCATTAAATGAAATCTTAAACTATTTAATGTAATTAATAGTAAAATATACAGTCATGTATAAGTCAAGTTCTTAATAACAGTACTAATGTTAGAATTCTACCCTTAAATCACATCAaagcattattaaaaaaaaaaaaattgataagagACGTAATCTAAGCATCATCCAAAACAAAAGTCAACATTATATAAAGCGTTACCTAATCTAAGCTGTACATAatcaactaattaattatttatacatttcaaaatatataaaggaatattaattattgttgtattcctgaataatttatttactgtttgcattcatatttataaaaattgagtataattaaaaaataattattttgataattagttaaattattattttgatatttctaaataatcttctaattatttatttgtatacttCTAAgtgtaaaattaatttattaaactttttttgtttccaaataaCTTATTAccaattattttgatatttctagttgtgataatttttattttatagctaattaaaattaacttattttcTACATAGGAACCACGCTTTTAGTTAATCAAGTGTCGTCCAATTAACAACAGCCAACGCTTTTGGCCACTAAAGCAGCACCcaactatatattaatataggaCTCAAAAGTAAATgattttttacatttatatttttaaaagaaaaaatagtattatgaaaaccaaaaaatttgaATGAATATGAATACAACGAACGAATGATGCTTTCTTGAAGAAAAACGTTGTCGAATAATTTAGTTGTTTATCTCTATCAATATAATTGACTAGTTAgtttatttacataaaataatactcAAAATATGTAATGAaagttaaataattaaatttttaacatgAAAGATAGAACAATGCTTTCTTATTTAAAACATCGCTGGTAGATTGCAAAGTTAGGCGACACTTTAAGGCTTTATTTATTGTACTACTTATACAGATTTTGGCTTGAAAGCGTCATCTTCTGATATATTGCATGCATAAGAATGCACGACGTTGTAAGATTGCGTCGTTTATATTGTTATTCAGAGATGCTTGTATAACCAAAGTTCCATCCCAATGTCATGGTTTTCTTTTAGAAGCCGTGTAATTTGTGTAACATCCTGAGGGTTAtcgatttattattttttagaaataaaaattaaaatttaaaattatatttattaatcataaatttttttattaaatagaattttaatatgttattaaatctatattttattatttttaaaattttaaatattaatctttgatatgatcaaaataataataaaaaaaaattatattaaaaatattatgtcattttaaatattatcacgACTACCATAATTATCTAATCTAAAAAGGAGAAGCTTACCATTAAGCTATTCACACACATCAAataatcatccaaaaaaaaaaaaaaggaaaaaaaaacctcactcttcaaaaataatataaattaccgttttttgctttttttttttggggggggggggggataaaCTGGGATTTTTGCAGTCATTTCATTTATGTTTAATGCATTTTGCGAACTTAgctcttatcatttttttcttagCAGTTTAGTTAAATAACAACAATTAATTAGCATGCGTTGGtccttttctaatttttgtattcaaatattaaaaaatcactTAGGATAAACATGTTAGGGTTAAAAtagtcattttaaaaaaatatttataaatatgaattcCTCAATTTATCAAAGATTCATTTAGTTAAAGAAAAATCACAAGTCATCGCCCATTCCAAATGATTCAACGGATATCGATTTACCAATTTATGGTTTGCCTTAGGCCTTAGCTTTGTCGGAAAATCCAGGAAAAAGTTGCAAAATATATTTCAGGCTACTATATTCGCTATTGGCGAACCATCAAATGTTCGAGCACAGAGCAACAGCCAAAGCAACAGAAGCTTAGTCTTGTATTGttgtaacttttaaaaaattacgtTTAATTTTGTCTTATTGTAGTTTCTAAAAAATTTCAACTTTAGTTATGctgcataaaaaattaattaaatgcttgataaattatttttccataattattgtaggatttaaatttaatatttaaatttttgataaataataatatttaaaataactaaaaatttttattatttatcattttctttttacttgCACTACGttcttgttgttattattaagcAAAATTGGCTAAGTAgaaatattttctaatataaatatttccaccgaattgcttaaatttttttttttttttatgccgTTGTAAATGGTACACATGCATTTATTGAACTGGTTAATAAGTGCCGTACACAAAAAATTTCTTACTCTGTAgtcggtaaaaaaaaaaaaaaaaaaattattaaataaacatAATGAAATTGATAAGTACCAAACATCTATATATAAAGATTCTATGGTGGCGCGGACGCTCTCCCAGAACCAATGACCTAATCATTTTTGTTTCCCGGCCAATGGGGACCCTTCAAACCGctataaatatttagcaaatatCCCACCCAAGTTTGTCatagttttaaatatttgcacTTCCTCCGACTTCCCACAGTTTTTAtcacttcatttttattttatttttttcctttttttttttttttttgatctttttctttctctctctgcaGAGGTCAACTATAGCTTCTCAAAAAACCccatattttctctcaaatgtcttcttcttcttcaccaaaTGATATCAATCTCAATCAACCTCTGCTTCAATCCCACTCTTCCCAATCCATcaatggaggaggaggaggaggaaaacTCGAACACAGCAGCGACCAGCTGGAAACAATATTAACAGAAACCACCAAGCCATTCTTCCATCGTCTCCGACCCGCTTTATGGATTGAGTTCCGACTTCTCTTCCACCTCGCCGCACCTGCCGTCGTCGTTTACGTCATCAATTATCTCATGTCCATGTCCACACAGATCTTCTCCGGCCACCTCGGCAATCTCGAATACGCCGCGGCTTCGCTGGGCAACAATGGCGTCCAAATGTTCGCCTACGGTCTTATGGTTTGTTACACAACATTAAACGATAAaactatataacatatatataatttctaattttaacaatataatttttttttttattgaacagTTGGGAATGGGAAGTGCGGTAGAGACGCTATGTGGGCAAGCATTTGGTGCTCAAAAGTACGACATGCTAGGAATATATCTGCAGAGATCCACAATCCTACTCACAATCACAGGCGTATTTCTAGCCATAATCTATATCTTATCCGAGCCAATTTTAATCTTACTAGGCCAATCCACAAGAATCGCCTCGGCAGCTTCGCTTTTCATCTACGGTTTAATTCCTCAAATATTTGCCTACGCTGTAAATTTCCCAATCCAGAAATTTATGCAGGCTCAGAGCATAGTGGCCCCAAGTGCATACATATCATCTGCTACGCTGGTTCTGCACCTGGTGTTGAGTTGGGTTGCCGTGTACAAGATCGGGCTTGGGCTGTTTGGGGCGGCGTTTGTACTGAGCTTGTCGTGGTGGATAATTGTGGTGGCCCAGTTCGTTTACATAGTGAAGAGCGAGCGGTGTAAACAGTCATGGCGTGGTTTTAGTTGGCAAGCTTTTTCTGGGTTGTTGGATTTCTTCAAGTTGTCTGTTGCTTCTGCTGTGATGCTCTGCTTGGAGACTTGGTATTTTCAGATTGTGGTTCTTTTGGCTGGGTTGCTGGAAAACCCAGAATTGGCTCTGGATTCTCTCTCCGTTtggtaagaaaaaaatttactttgctTTTTACTCTTttcttattattactattatgttttttttttgacatttttactGTCTATACACAAATCCCCTCATAAACTATGTAGCAGATAACATTATAGAAAATGAGAGAGAGTCTAAATACAATTTGGAATATATGCCTGAAAAAATTAAGCATATGTTATCTCCTACGTAGTATAGATTTGCTATAAATAGCTTTATTAGGAGTGGCATATAAAAGGATTACCGAAAAAATGGAGTGGTATATAAAAAGGCTTCTGCAGAATTCTTTGTCATTTCACTTAATAGGAGTATTTTAGACCACATAACGAACACTCCAAAAGGACCAAAACAAGTCAACTTTTACAGGGCGTTATTGCTCTTGTTATATAGACCTTGCACATGTACTTACCAATGAAAGTTTTGTTTGCTAAtggataattttttgaaaacatttgAAGAAAAGGTAAgctcttatttaaaaaaatatatagttgcACTCATatgtatagttttttattttattttatttttttaaaggaccaaaaatataaatcttaAGTATAAAAAGATGCTTGACTTtgtttcacaaaaaaataacCCTCTAAACCAG
Proteins encoded in this window:
- the LOC107417072 gene encoding protein DETOXIFICATION 40; this encodes MSSSSSPNDINLNQPLLQSHSSQSINGGGGGGKLEHSSDQLETILTETTKPFFHRLRPALWIEFRLLFHLAAPAVVVYVINYLMSMSTQIFSGHLGNLEYAAASLGNNGVQMFAYGLMLGMGSAVETLCGQAFGAQKYDMLGIYLQRSTILLTITGVFLAIIYILSEPILILLGQSTRIASAASLFIYGLIPQIFAYAVNFPIQKFMQAQSIVAPSAYISSATLVLHLVLSWVAVYKIGLGLFGAAFVLSLSWWIIVVAQFVYIVKSERCKQSWRGFSWQAFSGLLDFFKLSVASAVMLCLETWYFQIVVLLAGLLENPELALDSLSVCTSISGWVFMASIGFNAAASVRVGNELGAGNPKSASFSVVVTTTLSTVISVIAAIVVMILRDVISYAFTEGEAVAAAVSDLCPLLAFSLILNGIQPVLSGVAVGCGWQALVAYINIGCYYAVGVPLGVILGFYFKLGAKGIWLGMTGGTLMQTLILIWITFRTDWNKEVQEANKRLNRWEDKPNQTISKG